In one window of Carassius carassius chromosome 38, fCarCar2.1, whole genome shotgun sequence DNA:
- the LOC132119027 gene encoding proline-rich transmembrane protein 3-like — protein sequence MVGEKHYVTNHPPAATPPLQTGKDKREEATSDLPVGLSSTNPSVLQAKNKVTDRDYSKNKDDEKPKWFASFFGLLTERRNLSDVIGPCILGPCVISTGGNVTQLQWEDLKRTLTFAWELHVYSSAVLFLLVVVAATFGVIGGANLIQPFCNAFVLSNILLLLAGLLRFVQLITDPYGTRNILPRPALTALYNLPVPLMLWAQATLAVFALREETSAQRLSLTGVLAALHCTSLMLADLLTKTLSPALPLMLQTLTICWGLPLCLGIFFHSLKQLNYSHRTPLPRWSAPKRLENSVRRVLLMCALLGVLACALQIYSFLWLYGLLGDWRRFGWGWWLVQLSARLLELAWVFSLLLLGSQVFWRPQGRKQTGKRKTVSHWNKLFDRLPVGPWWRTDENWAKLLPNNWKGHKQSCTNVSQSVIRNQATPATSIMTVHDNAGVIVGGDLYSSSYDHYASPLWTSGVEWRENECFLSLIEFDFHPPSPVNLHQSIDNALHHANLLGVGTLFTPSTPSWTQNEGSLGPLCDNVVSPTTPTNKAYRWALDNSLSPNSPQHLGTAVQQTQVSVSVIEPLSSFTPETIRKVWERDVAIPRVTVYDDCTSIASGDGITSL from the exons ATGGTGGGAGAAAAGCATTATGTCACCAACCATCCGCCTGCAGCCACACCTCCATTACAGACTG GTAAGGATAAACGTGAAGAGGCTACATCTGATTTACCTGTGGGGTTATCATCCACAAATCCATCTGTTTTGCAGGCAAAAAACAAAGTCACAGATAGAGATTACTCAAAGAACAAAG ATGACGAAAAGCCAAAATGGTTTGCAAGTTTTTTTGGACTATTAACAGAGAGGAGGAACCTATCTGATGTCATAGGTCCATGCATACTAGGCCCATGTGTAATCTCCACCGGTGGCAATGTGACCCAGCTACAGTGGGAGGACTTAAAACGGACACTAACCTTTGCTTGGGAGCTACATGTGTATAGCTCAGCTGTATTATTTCTGTTGGTGGTGGTAGCTGCAACATTCGGAGTGATTGGTGGGGCTAATTTGATTCAACCATTTTGCAACGCCTTTGTCCTTTCTAACATCCTGCTTCTGCTAGCAGGTCTGCTTCGATTTGTACAACTCATAACTGACCCATATGGTACCAGAAACATTCTTCCTCGCCCTGCCCTCACTGCTCTGTATAACTTACCTGTTCCCTTAATGCTCTGGGCCCAAGCAACATTGGCAGTTTTTGCTCTGAGAGAAGAAACATCAGCTCAGAGGCTCTCGTTGACCGGGGTGCTGGCAGCACTGCACTGTACCTCTCTCATGTTGGCTGACCTGCTTACCAAAACCTTGTCACCAGCACTGCCATTAATGCTACAGACACTTACTATTTGTTGGGGGTTACCGCTTTGTTTAGGAATCTTTTTCCACTCTCTAAAGCAACTCAACTACTCCCACAGGACCCCACTACCAAGGTGGAGTGCCCCCAAGCGCTTAGAAAACAGTGTCAGGCGTGTGCTGTTGATGTGCGCCCTCCTTGGAGTGCTCGCCTGTGCTTTGCAAATCTATAGTTTTCTCTGGCTGTATGGGTTACTTGGTGACTGGCGCAGATTTGGGTGGGGATGGTGGCTGGTGCAGCTCTCTGCACGACTGCTAGAGCTGGCCTGGGTTTTCTCTCTTCTACTACTGGGatctcaggtgttctggagaCCACAAGGAAGGAAGCAGACAGGGAAGAGAAAAACAGTGTCACATTGGAACAAGCTGTTTGACAGGTTACCAGTGGGGCCTTGGTGGAGAACGGATGAGAACTGGGCTAAACTGTTGCCCAACAACTGGAAAGGTCACAAGCAGTCCTGTACAAATGTCAGCCAGTCAGTCATCCGAAACCAAGCAACTCCAGCAACCTCAATAATGACTGTGCATGACAATGCTGGAGTTATTGTTGGAGGTGACCTATACAGCAGCAGTTATGACCACTATGCCTCTCCTCTGTGGACTAGTGGTGTGGAATGGCGAGAAAATGAGTGCTTTCTCTCACTTATTGAGTTTGACTTTCACCCCCCTTCACCCGTCAACCTCCATCAAAGCATTGACAATGCCCTCCATCATGCCAACTTGCTTGGTGTAGGTACCCTTTTCACCCCTTCAACACCCTCCTGGACTCAAAATGAAGGATCCCTTGGACCACTCTGCGATAATGTTGTATCACCCACCACCCCAACTAACAAAGCCTATAGGTGGGCTTTAGATAATAGCTTGAGTCCTAACTCCCCTCAGCATCTTGGGACTGCAGTACAGCAAACTCAAGTGTCAGTGTCTGTGATTGAGcctctgtcttcatttactccagAGACCATTAGAAAAGTGTGGGAGAGAGATGTGGCCATCCCAAGAGTCACTGTGTATGATGATTGCACCAGCATAGCAAGTGGAGATGGCATCACTAGTCTTTGA
- the LOC132119405 gene encoding transcriptional regulator QRICH1-like, which translates to MNESIEGGAISFDEYVRQKARTVPQHRMKEFLESLASKGPEVLQEFSQQTSGTTTTMVYQQGANCIYTDSTEVAGSLLELACPVQVTSTQISSQLAAAVHQASEQQIQVQVQIQGEQGQTVGQVLQVASPTQQQLQGVTTTQLVQQGELTEEQQQQIQAQLVAAVAGGQQIQIQTVEALSPPQQQGSPREVERRPGASPAVLQPAKKRKVDVPTVVSYSLPQGQQLATVLAIPQGQQQGYLSLRPDLLTVDSTHLYSTTGTITGPAGETWTIPVYSAPQQQGVAHIAIPQEAYSTVQVQASPTDKDKMIIGASQTAGAVAVPVSGSGVATQEEVVHSLFPAQFMNGNIHIPVAVQTVGGAYSGTTQALHIWDPQQQHQHIQDGEAQEQQLHLQAQTEAEPLLEPPPEMVLPNTLKPEEGLEVWRLWVQRKNAELDKNEQNKLAPIGRRQPLRFQDDLVSSSVGELNLALSLMTQEARGLEGEPFEPDSLYYVFLCVQKYMFENGRVDDIFSDQYYSRFCQCLHKILEEWRPSVHHLGYIIPSHVTEEMLWECKQLGAHSPSTLLTTLMYFNTKYFHLTTVEQHMKVAFSKVLRHTKKNPTNPKDKSTSIRYLKGVGPHHVGQKVTDDMYAEQAEDPENPLRCPIKLYDFYLFKCPQTAKGRNDTYYLTPEPVVAPNSPIWYSTQPITSEQLEHMLTRIMMVREIQEIISITQANVH; encoded by the exons ATGAATGAGTCCATTGAAGGCGGTGCGATCTCGTTCGACGAGTATGTGCGGCAGAAGGCACGCACTGTACCTCAGCACCGCATGAAAGAGTTCCTGGAGTCGCTGGCCTCTAAAGGCCCGGAGGTGCTGCAGGAGTTCAGTCAGCAGACCAGCGGCACCACCACCACTATGGTGTACCAGCAAGGTGCCAACTGCATCTACACAGACAGCACAGAGGTGGCAGGATCATTGTTGGAGCTGGCATGTCCG GTGCAGGTGACGTCTACACAGATCTCTTCCCAGCTGGCTGCAGCTGTGCATCAAGCATCTGAACAGCAGATCCAAGTACAG GTTCAGATCCAGGGGGAGCAGGGTCAGACAGTTGGCCAGGTACTTCAGGTCGCCTCTCCCACCCAACAGCAGCTACAGGGAGTTACCACTACACAGCTGGTACAACAGGGAGAACTCACAgaggaacaacaacaacag ATCCAAGCCCAGCTGGTTGCAGCAGTTGCCGGAGGTCAGCAGATTCAAATCCAGACTGTGGAGGCTCTGTCCCCTCCTCAGCAGCAGGGCTCCCCCAGGGAAGTGGAGAGACGACCTGGAGCCTCACCCGCTGTCCTCCAACCTGCAAAGAAACGAAAGGTGGATGTCCCAACAGTTGTGTCCTACTCGCTTCCCCAAGGGCAGCAGCTGGCTACTGTTTTGGCCATCCCACAGGGCCAACAGCAGGGCTACTTGTCACTTCGACCAGACCTGCTGACCGTTGATAGCACGCATCTCTACAGCACCACTGGTACCATCACAGGCCCAGCCGGTGAGACCTGGACCATACCTGTTTACTCTGCCCCACAGCAGCAAGGTGTGGCCCACATCGCCATCCCTCAGGAGGCCTACAGCACCGTGCAGGTACAGGCCTCGCCTACCGATAAAGACAAGATGATAATCGGTGCATCTCAGACTGCCGGGGCAGTGGCTGTTCCGGTGTCTGGCTCAGGAGTGGCCACTCAGGAGGAAGTTGTACATTCGCTGTTCCCAGCTCAGTTTATGAATGGAAACATTCACATCCCTGTAGCAGTGCAGACTGTAGGGGGTGCTTACTCTGGGACAACGCAGGCCCTGCACATATGGGATCCGCAGCAACAGCATCAACACATACAGGATGGAGAGGCTCAGGAACAACAGCTCCACCTGCAG GCACAGACTGAGGCGGAACCACTGTTGGAACCTCCTCCAGAGATGGTCCTCCCCAACACACTGAAGCCTGAGGAAGGGTTGGAGGTGTGGAGGCTCTGGGTTCAGCGCAAAAATGCTGAGCTGGACAAGAATGAACAAAATAAGCTGGCACCTATTGGAC GTCGACAGCCGCTGCGCTTCCAGGATGATCTTGTGTCAAGTTCAGTGGGCGAGCTGAACTTGGCTCTGTCTCTGATGACCCAAGAGGCTCGTGGCCTGGAGGGGGAGCCATTTGAAcccgattcactatactatgtatttttatgtGTACAAAAA TACATGTTTGAGAACGGCAGAGTAGACGACATCTTCTCTGATCAGTACTACAGCCGGTTTTGTCAGTGTTTACACAAAATTCTTGAAGAGTGGAGGCCCAGTGTTCACCATCTTg GCTACATCATCCCAAGTCATGTGACAGAGGAGATGCTGTGGGAGTGTAAGCAGCTGGGAGCTCATTCTCCATCCACTCTACTTACAACACTGATGTACTTCAACACCAA GTACTTCCACTTGACCACAGTGGAGCAACATATGAAAGTGGCCTTTTCCAAAGTGCTCAGACACACTAAGAAGAACCCCACCAACCCTAAAGACAAGAGCACCAGCATCCGCTACCTGAAAGGAGTTGGGCCACACCATGTTGGACAGAAAG TGACAGATGACATGTACGCAGAACAGGCTGAGGACCCAGAGAACCCGCTGCGTTGTCCTATCAAGCTCTATGACTTTTACCTCTTCAAATG CCCTCAGACTGCCAAGGGTCGTAATGACACGTACTACCTGACACCAGAGCCTGTTGTGGCACCAAACAGCCCTATTTGGTACTCCACTCAGCCAATCACGAGCGAGCAACTGGAGCACATGCTAACACGCATCATGATGGTGCGGGAAATCCAGGAGATTATCTCAATCACGCAGGCCAATGTACACTGA